A window of Deinococcus aerophilus genomic DNA:
CGGCTGCGGCGCGACCGGGGTGGCCACGGTGGGCTGGGGAGGCGTCAGGGTGCAGTCCAGCACGCAGAACTCGAAGGTCCAGTGTTCAGCCCCGGCGTCGGCCGGGCACGCGCCTTCGGAACGGTCTGCCCGGCCGTCTACCCGCGTCACCGCCGCGCCGTAGCCGTTGCCGAAGCGGAACAGCAGAAGTTCTCCACCGGGCAGCGTGTGCTGTTCGGGCAGACACAACACCTGGGGAAAGCAGGGATGGGCCGCAAGTGCGGCGGAACTGGAACCGGCGGGATGGTACACGGTCATGAACAGCACCCTCCTGGGGGTCTGACGTGGTGAAGACGCGGCAGAGCGGCGGAGCCACGCATCATGGCGGGTCATCCAGCGCTTCCCCGCACTGTAGAGGCGGCCGTCTTACCGGGTGCTGACTGCAGGCTCAGGCTTCATGGAGACCGCTCCCGGCTGCTGCCCGGTGGGGCGGGACGTCTACGCATCCCGGCGGCGCGTTACAGGGTGGAAGTGGCCTGCACCCACCAGTCCGGATGCCGCGCGGCCAGGGCGGCGGCGGCGGTGTGGGCGGCGGCGCCGTCTGTGGCCAGGGCAAAGCAGGTGCTGCCCGAACCGCTCATCAGGGGAGAGTGCAGGCCTGCCGCGTCCAGGGCGGCCAGCGCCGCGCGGATGGGGGCGTGCCGGGCGGCGACCCCGCCCTGCAGGGCATTGTGGTACGGCAGCGGGCGGCCCGCGCTCACGGCGGCCAGGATCGCTCCGGTGTCCAGCGCGGGCGTGAAGGCCTCCTCGTCGTCCAGCCAGGCGTAGGCGTCACGGGCGCTGACCTCCACCCCCGGATTGACGAGCACCAGCGCAAGGCGCGGCAGCGGCAGCGGTGTCAGAAGCTCGCCGACTCCCTCGGCGACGGCAGGCTGACCGAGCAGGAAGAAGGGCACATCTGCACCCAGCCGCAGCGCCAGGGCCGGCAGGTCCACCCGCGCCGGATAAAGCCGCGCCAGGGCCATCAGCGTGGTGGCTGCGTCGCTGCTGCCGCCGCCAAGACCAGAGGCCAGCGGAAGGTGTTTATGCAGCGTGATGGCCGCGCCGCCCGCCACCCCGGCCGCGTCCAGATAGGCGCGGGCAGCCCGGTAAACCAGATTGCCCTCATCCGTCGGCAGCCCGGCGCCCCACTCGCCCCGCACGCTCAGGCTCAGCGTATCCGCCGCCATGATCTCCAGATCGTCGCCCACAGCCAGCGGCACCATCAGCGAGTGCAGTTCGTGGTAACCGTCCTGCCGCAGGCCCCGCACGCTCAGGCCCAGGTTGATCTTGGCCGGGGCGAGGTAGGTCACGGGGCCGGGGCGGGTAACGGAATCGGGGCGGAGGCTAGCGCTCACGCCCCCCAGCATTCCACACCGGCCCCTGCGGCGGACGGTCCTCTTCCTCCCCGGCGTCCCACACCGGGGCCAGGGCGCGCGCCAGGGCCAGATCGCCGGGGGTGGTGACCTTGAACAGCCGGGCGTCCCCGCGCACCAGCCGCACCCGTCCCCCCTGCCGGGCGATCAGACCCGCGTCGTCGGTGGCGGCGTATCCGTCGGCCACGGCAGCTTCATGGGCCCGCAGCAGCAGCGCGCGGCGAAACCCCTGGGGCGTCTGCACGGCCCACAGGCCCGCGCGGGGCACCCCCTCGCCCCACGTCTCCCCCGGCCCCGCGCGCACCAGCGTGTCGGCCACCGGCAGCGCCACGCTGGCCGCGCCGGTTTCCGGGACCGCCTCCAGCAGCGCTCCCACCACCTGCGGGGGCACAAAGGGCCGGGCCGCGTCGTGAATCAGCACGGTGTCTGCCGCCGTCGCGCGCAGCAGGCGCAGCACGCTGTCCTGGCGGGTGGCGCCGCCCACGATGGCCCGCGCCGCGAGGCCGGGAGGCGGGGTCAGCCCTTCGGGCAGGGCCACCAGAACCTCGTCCACGTAAGGGGCTAGGGCGGCGACGCTGCGGGCAAGCAGACTCAGGCCGCCCACCGTCACCATCGCCTTGGGGCCCAGGCCCAGCCGGGTGCCGTCCCCGGCGGCGGGAATCAGGGCGGCGGTGGTGCCCGCGAGCAGGCAGGGGCCGCTCACGCGCCGTCCTCGCCCCAGCGCTGAAAGCCGGGAACATCCAGGCCAAACTGATCGAGGACCCGGGCGGTCACGAAGTGCAGCAGTTCCTCCACGCTCTGCGGCGCGTGGTAGAAGCCGGGACTGGCGGTCATGACGGTGGCGCCGGCGTCGTGCACGGCAAGCAGGTTCTGCAGGGTGGGCCGGGGCAGGGGGTCTTCACGCACCACCACCACCAGCGGGCGGCGCTCCTTGAGGGTGACGTGCGCCGCGCGCGGCAGCAGGGTGTCGGCAAAGCCGTGCGCCACCTTCGCCAGGGTGCCCGCGCTGCACGGAATGATCAGCATGCCGTCGGTGCGGTACGACCCGCTGGCGACGCTCGCCGCCAGATCGCGGTCCTCGTGAACCTGCGCGGCGTACCGGGTCAGGTCGGCGGGGCTCAGGCCTCCGCCCTCGGCGCTCATGACCCGCTTGGCGCCGCTGCTGACGATCAGGTGCGTTTCCACGCCCGCCGCCTGCAGGGCACGCAGCACCCCGTGTGCGTAGGGAATCCCACTGCCCCCCGACACGCCCACCACCAGCCTCACGGCATCTGCCTCATGGGCCGCAGGCTAGCAGGCACGCTGCGCCCCGGCTAGGGACAGGCCGCCGCCTCCGCCGTACCATGGAGGCATGACTTCCCTGTCTCCGGCTTCCGGCCCTGCCCTGGCCGACCAGCTGATCGGCGAGTACTGGCAGGGCGCGCACCTGACCGATCCCGACCTGCTGCGCCGTATGTGGGAAGCGGGACCGGTGCTGTATTCCGCCGCGCACGGGGTCGCGGTGCTGACCGGACACGCCGAGGTCACGGCCGCGCTGCGCCACCCCGGTACCCGCACCGGCAAGTACGGGGGCGGCACCCTTGCCCAGAGCGCGAGCTTCGCCGTGATGAGTCCGATGATGCTGTTTCACGACGGGACCAGCCACACGCGGCTGCGGTCGCTGACCCAGCGGGCCTTCACGCCGAGCGTGCTGGAGGAGAGCCGCGAGTTTATCGGGGCGCTGACCGACGACCTGCTGCGCGGGGCGCGGGAGGCAGGCGAGGTGGATTTCGTGCAGGCGGTGGCCTACCCGCTGCCGGTCACGGTGATCGTGCGCATGCTGGGCCTGACCGGCACGGACGCCGAGCGCTTCCGGACCTGGACCGAGAGCGTGGCCGATCTGCTGGGCGGCGTGAACGTGATGCCCGAGCGCTGGGGGCAAATCGAGGCCGATGCCCGCGACATGCGTGCCTACTTCCGCACGCTGGCCGATGACCTGCGCGCCTCGCCGCAGCCGGGCCTGCTCTCGGCGTTGGCGGCGGCCGAGGGCGAGGGCGGCCGCCTGAGCAGCGAGGAACTGCTCGCCAACGCCGTGTTGCTGCTCGCCGCCGGGCACGAGACGACCAGCAATCTGCTCTCGGGCAGCGTGCTCGCCCTGGCCCGCCACCCGGACCAGCGGGCGTGGCTGGCCCAGGACCCCGCTGGTCGGGCGGCGGCGGCCACCGAGGAACTGCTGCGCGTGCTGTCGCCGGTGCGCGGCAGCGGGCGCTTCACGACCCAGCCGCTCACGCTGGGGGGGGTGGACCTGCCGGCCGGCACCCCCCTGAGCCTGAGCTACGCGGCGGCCAACCGCGATCCACGCGTCTACCCTAAGCCCGACGCCCTGCAGCTGGCGCGCACAAATGCCCGCACCCACCTGGCCTTTGCCGGCGGGCCCCATTACTGCCTGGGTGCCACGCTGGCCCGCCTGGAAAGCGCCACCTTCCTGACCACCCTGATGACCCGCTTTCCCGGTTTTCAGGTGCCCGAGCAGCCGGTCAGCGACCGCCCCAACTTTGCCCTGCGCGGCCTGGAGCGCCTGAGCGTGCGGCTGTAGCGCTCCGGTTACCTGCCCGGACGGACCTCATGCCGCCGCAGGCGGGCGCCGCGCACTTCGGCGGTGAGAAAGGCCAGCGCGCCGATCAGGTAGGTGAAGGCCAGCAGGGCCGCGAGGACCGTCCGGACCGTCACCCCCGCCAGGGACGGCAGGGCCGTGAAGCCGCCGCCCCCTATGGGAGCCAGGGCCGCCACGGCCGCCGCCCAGACGAGCAGCAACATGCCGCCCCACGGGCTGTGCATCAGGCCCGTGCCCGGCAGCAGTACGGTAAGCACGCGGTACAGCGGCGGGCGCGCAGGCCGGGCGGCCGGACGCGGCAGCAGCAGCGACAGGGCGAGGCCCAGCCCGAGCAGCGCCGTGCCCAGCAACAGAATCCCCAGGCGCACGCTGCGGCCCGGCGCGGGAGTCAGCAGCCGCGCCGGACTGCGCAGCGCCTCGGCCAGCGTGTCGCTCAGGTCGCCGGTCACGGCGCGGGTCAGGCTGCGCTGGTCGGGGTAGCACAGCCGGGGCTGTCCGGACCGGTAATTGCGCTGGAAGATGGTGCCGGGGGTGCCAGGGTTCAGCCCCAGGTTGTAGGCCGCGGCGCTGAGGTCCGGGCGGGTCGAGAGGGCGGCGCGTTCCTGCTCGCGGGCCTGGGCGTCGTCTCCACGGGCCTGCGCGATCACGCCCAGGTTGTTCAGGG
This region includes:
- a CDS encoding 4-(cytidine 5'-diphospho)-2-C-methyl-D-erythritol kinase is translated as MSASLRPDSVTRPGPVTYLAPAKINLGLSVRGLRQDGYHELHSLMVPLAVGDDLEIMAADTLSLSVRGEWGAGLPTDEGNLVYRAARAYLDAAGVAGGAAITLHKHLPLASGLGGGSSDAATTLMALARLYPARVDLPALALRLGADVPFFLLGQPAVAEGVGELLTPLPLPRLALVLVNPGVEVSARDAYAWLDDEEAFTPALDTGAILAAVSAGRPLPYHNALQGGVAARHAPIRAALAALDAAGLHSPLMSGSGSTCFALATDGAAAHTAAAALAARHPDWWVQATSTL
- the ispD gene encoding 2-C-methyl-D-erythritol 4-phosphate cytidylyltransferase; this encodes MSGPCLLAGTTAALIPAAGDGTRLGLGPKAMVTVGGLSLLARSVAALAPYVDEVLVALPEGLTPPPGLAARAIVGGATRQDSVLRLLRATAADTVLIHDAARPFVPPQVVGALLEAVPETGAASVALPVADTLVRAGPGETWGEGVPRAGLWAVQTPQGFRRALLLRAHEAAVADGYAATDDAGLIARQGGRVRLVRGDARLFKVTTPGDLALARALAPVWDAGEEEDRPPQGPVWNAGGRER
- a CDS encoding UbiX family flavin prenyltransferase, which codes for MRLVVGVSGGSGIPYAHGVLRALQAAGVETHLIVSSGAKRVMSAEGGGLSPADLTRYAAQVHEDRDLAASVASGSYRTDGMLIIPCSAGTLAKVAHGFADTLLPRAAHVTLKERRPLVVVVREDPLPRPTLQNLLAVHDAGATVMTASPGFYHAPQSVEELLHFVTARVLDQFGLDVPGFQRWGEDGA
- a CDS encoding cytochrome P450, producing MTSLSPASGPALADQLIGEYWQGAHLTDPDLLRRMWEAGPVLYSAAHGVAVLTGHAEVTAALRHPGTRTGKYGGGTLAQSASFAVMSPMMLFHDGTSHTRLRSLTQRAFTPSVLEESREFIGALTDDLLRGAREAGEVDFVQAVAYPLPVTVIVRMLGLTGTDAERFRTWTESVADLLGGVNVMPERWGQIEADARDMRAYFRTLADDLRASPQPGLLSALAAAEGEGGRLSSEELLANAVLLLAAGHETTSNLLSGSVLALARHPDQRAWLAQDPAGRAAAATEELLRVLSPVRGSGRFTTQPLTLGGVDLPAGTPLSLSYAAANRDPRVYPKPDALQLARTNARTHLAFAGGPHYCLGATLARLESATFLTTLMTRFPGFQVPEQPVSDRPNFALRGLERLSVRL